From Nicotiana tabacum cultivar K326 chromosome 20, ASM71507v2, whole genome shotgun sequence, one genomic window encodes:
- the LOC107826775 gene encoding heavy metal-associated isoprenylated plant protein 20, giving the protein MGFMYHISEICEVSSKRKSKKHKTMQTVEIKVKMDCDGCERKVRNAVSSIKGVKSVEINRKDSRVTVTGYVEKSKVLKKVQKTGKKAEIWPYIKYNLVSNPYAVGVYDKKAPSGYVKIDPQALQIPNTPSEIFTSMFSDENPNACSIM; this is encoded by the exons atggggTTTATGTATCATATATCAGAAATATGTGAAGTTTCAAGTAAAAGAAAGAGTAAAAAACACAAAACCATGCAG ACAGTTGAAATAAAGGTAAAAATGGACTGCGATGGCTGTGAAAGGAAAGTCAGAAATGCGGTTTCCTCCATTAAAG GCGTGAAATCAGTGGAAATAAACAGAAAAGATAGCAGGGTGACAGTGACTGGTTATGTAGAAAAAAGCAAGGTATTAAAGAAAGTACAGAAAACTGGAAAGAAAGCTGAAATCTGGCCatatattaaatataatttagTATCAAATCCTTATGCTGTTGGAGTATATGATAAGAAGGCACCTTCTGGTTATGTCAAGATTGATCCTCAAgctcttcaaattccaaataccCCTTCTGAGATATTCACTTCTATGTTTAGTGatgaaaaccctaatgcttgtTCAATTATGTAA